In Candidatus Zixiibacteriota bacterium, the DNA window GCGTTTGTCTTACTCTTTGTCGTGACTTCTACAGTAACTGTTCTTTACTTCAATATCCCGGCCGGTTTCTTCCGCTCACTCCACCGTCATTATCTGCCTCTACAAATGATGATTGGACTGATGCTGGTTTATGGAAGCATGTCGATTGTCAGTCAGATAGCACAATGGCGTTTGAAGCAACGTTCATATGCACAGGCCTCTGTTGTCTTGTTGCTTTGTGTAGGAATGGTGTCGCAAATTGACCGCAATTATAGCCAACTTGATAACTCGAGTAACAGCTTCGCCCATGACTTTGCCTATAGTGCGCTTATCGGGCTTGAGGAAGATGCAATCGTTTTCAGTTCCGGCGACAATGATACTTTCCCGCTCTGGTATATTCAGTCAGCCGAGAAAGTGCGACCGGATGTCACGATTGTAAACCTTCCGCTAACAAACACCCACTGGTTCCTGCGTCAAATTCTGCTTCGAGACAGCAACTATCCGCTCCCTTACTCACCGGATGATCTTTCAGACCTACGAGCTCAGCCCTGGTCAGACACAACTATCAGTATACCTGTCGTTGGTAGGGCGAGTGATTTTGATCTATCTGATGATCTCGTTCTTCCCGACTCGGTAACTTTTCAGGTCGATCCATCAATTATACAGGGTTACCTGCTGGCGCATGACTTTGTGCTTTTACAAACAATAATTCACAATCAATGGCGGCGGCCAATCTATTTCATGTCTACTGTGTCGAGTCAGAATACGCGCTGGTTACGGGATTATCTACGGATGGAAGGCTACGTACAACGGCTGCTGCCGCTTTCATCTCCTCCGAGCAACAGGGCAATCCTGACGAGGAATCTGTTCGAGTTGTATCGCTATGAGAGTTATTCGAGTGATGAAATGGCAATCGATGTGATTTCACGGCAGATGGTGACTAATCTGTATTATGGCTTCATTGAATTGCTTATGATCGACAGTACAGATAACGACACAGTCGATCGCGAACGTATCTGCAACCGGATACACACTCATCTTCCGTTTGATAAAGTCAATCCGAGCGAAGCAATCTTAAGCTACTTCGATCAATTGTGCGGACATTAGGTAACTGTTACATCTTGATGGTCGAAGCATGGTGCTTTCGATAGCCCTCCTTACCATCCTGTACAATTACGAGTTGTAGGTGATACTGATAGTGCCGGTATGTGTCCGATTGTATACGGATTTGGTCTACCCGGTGCCCTTACAAACCCTTGACACCTGTTGAATAATGGCTATATTGTTGGCGTAAGTGGACTTGGCGGACAAGCGCCGTCGTATACTACATATGGACACCATTTTGACCACTTTCGACCGTGACAATCGACCCGTACAGCAGTGTGGATTCAGATACAGCATGTGTATATGTGTGTCTGCTTTGTATGATGCCAAAATTGTAGCAAGAAATCAAATTACCCTAATATAATCGGATCGGGGATATGAACCACAAATCGTTAACGCAATTTTCCACCATCTTCCGAACCACAGCACTGACGATTGTGTCAATGTTGATAGCAGTTTCGGTTGCATCGTCCGCCACTGACCGCTTGACTCAGAACTATACTTTCGAACGACCGGCAATTGAAAAAATAACCACCGGTAGCGGGCAATACGACCGTGTGATTATGCCAGGTGCTCCCAATGGAGGTCTAACCGGCCAGCCATCACTTCCGGCTATAGGAGCGAGAATCCTGTTGCCCTATGGGACTGCGGTTGAAAACGTGGAGATCATTGTTGGTGAGAAGATCTTGCTTGGCGATGGTTATCTTATGGAACCGGTGGCACAACCGGTACCATTGTCGTCAGACCCTGCTTTATTTGTACCCACGTTGCCTGATCCGACGATCTACGGTTCGGCCGACATATTCCCATCCAATCGTTTCGAGTCGATTGGTGTGCAGAGTTTCCGTGGCTATCAGATTTTAACAGTGAAGTTGTCCCCGGTTGATTATCTCCCCAGCACCGGCGAGTTGTGGTATTATCCTGATATGGAAGTCGTTGTAAACATTGTGACGGATGATGATCCTCCGCAGTTGTTCCGTGGGCTTGCCGAAGACGCTTCCGAAGTGCAGTCCCGGATCGACAATCCGGAAATCGTCGCCGACTATTCCAGCTATAGTCTGAGTGGGAGCAAAGGGTATGACCTTCTGATCATCACTACTGCCGCTTTGCAGAGTGCTTTTGTGCCGCTGAAGAACTATCACGATGCCGAGGGCATTCTCACCGAGATTTTCACCACCGATGATATTGGTAGTTCTCTTCCGGAAGATGTCCGCGACTATATTCGAGATCGATATATCAATGACGGTATCCGCTATGTTCTGATCGGAGCCGATGACAATCTTATCCCGGCCAGGGACGTATATGTCAAGTCCTATCCCGGAGGGTATGAAGAGTACGATATGCCGACCGACCTGTATTTTGGGTGTCTCGACGGTACATACAACTATGATGGCGACTCCCAGTGGGGTGAACCGTATGACGGCGAAGGGGGCGGCGATGTTGACCTGGTGGCTGAGGTTTTTGTCGGTCGTGCTGCGGCCGGGGATCTCGTCGAGGCGGAGAGATTTGTCACCAAGACGCTTCACTATCTTAACCGCACCGATCCCTTGCTGAACAAGGTTTTGCTGGCAGGTGAGCATCTCGGTTTTGGTGGTATCTCAGAGTATGCCGCCAGCAGCCTTGAAGAGCTCGTTGACGGTTCGTCCGCCAATGGATACATGACAGTTGGAATCCCCAGCTCATCATTTAGTATTGACGAAATCTACGATCGCGATTGGGATGGCAATTACTGGTCAAAAGAAGAACTCGCCAGCCGGATCAACAGCGGTCTGCATATTCTCAATCATTT includes these proteins:
- a CDS encoding DUF2723 domain-containing protein, giving the protein MAHLSQHGVKYHSSGTEQNRSRVTLWLVLSGAVVLVVYWLTAYRSLAWWDNPEYALAAVNLGVPHAPGSLLLTLVGHIAIVVTPFADSIATLNLLAGLIGASVVAVLTYCAIFMFHLQTNDKYEATTRSANRHVLLLAAAAGAIIVGLGETLWIYATMFTPYILTPLFTIMILLVILQWWKNADRPDSLRWLILLGFLIGLDFSVHRTNAILIPGIAVWILVCYPRSFLQLRTYLSSAFGLFVGLTLHPVIMLIARTNPYLCANQPDNWERFLEYVTVKQAGGNFLINFFPRKADFVSEQVGDVVVSIQASFIPIDSSFGWLALIPIVIALFGFVNLIRRNRNIGTAFVLLFVVTSTVTVLYFNIPAGFFRSLHRHYLPLQMMIGLMLVYGSMSIVSQIAQWRLKQRSYAQASVVLLLCVGMVSQIDRNYSQLDNSSNSFAHDFAYSALIGLEEDAIVFSSGDNDTFPLWYIQSAEKVRPDVTIVNLPLTNTHWFLRQILLRDSNYPLPYSPDDLSDLRAQPWSDTTISIPVVGRASDFDLSDDLVLPDSVTFQVDPSIIQGYLLAHDFVLLQTIIHNQWRRPIYFMSTVSSQNTRWLRDYLRMEGYVQRLLPLSSPPSNRAILTRNLFELYRYESYSSDEMAIDVISRQMVTNLYYGFIELLMIDSTDNDTVDRERICNRIHTHLPFDKVNPSEAILSYFDQLCGH